A single genomic interval of Apis cerana isolate GH-2021 linkage group LG14, AcerK_1.0, whole genome shotgun sequence harbors:
- the LOC108000619 gene encoding arginine-glutamic acid dipeptide repeats protein isoform X11 codes for MSAGTQGEIRVGPSHQELVSCQARLPEYRPGIPPGELLPDPEFSKEREELRWIPAMALDGDLLMYLRAARSMAAFAGMCDGGSPDDGCVAASRDDTTINALDILHDSGYDPGRALQALVKCPVPKGIDKKWSEEETPELVEFYYLWKKTPGANNNRPHRRRRQGSLRRIRNTRNSRAGTPKEEVPTPPKDTPPASVNQKEPVSEPETVPVGTPASNNPGGEISSVTEDDNSEEDSDSRDTNTNGAIHSCQHCFSTNSKEYQIAGKDRLLLCTECRTHLKKTGELPPAPPYLFRPVPAESPDSPGRMRTRNKAKETPRPARPRRTGGTDTPDQEKQQQQQQTPDKNKKKSNKSETPKKGQKRPQTDDVDEDKESQKRKRPGERPESPSESLTTDSNSLMDEPEREGEGDTNENQPTPVTVPTEEPVSPAVTTPEEPSEPTPVSTPVPTPIQTLPISVPVIHTLEKKPLLEEPVETKEQIEDVPLAMNQPLKLEPMPIEPAMSPSNEDMKEPEQLNLTTSQSLNINDMNQNMPRNLSQSIQNSGICTSTGPQSIQNSQIMSPTHQGLPLNMQYTSNVPPVQNVPQNLSQSMQMPSNIPQNMSNAQNMGPTQNLRTHGENLSNTQNMPQSIPGPPLNLNISQSIPTNMTQMPQMPSSPQPLGLTVMSSENRMSERISDDRLSSERIRDSRISERISERIPERSENNEPERNESNNLFQPIQPSGMLSMEKPSSMYNLAGTPPMEPQNLKIKQEIIPPEPDPLQSLKEVKVPGFQSGFPGPSLDNIKKDPDSSSKPPTPSKHSISSNQSVPQIQSVAASPTPTLPPPPTSIPQPVMHPAQQPSPHMAHPFHPHHPLMHHSLFTAMHPYHPHAYPGYAPVGAYPSFPPYPYGPVPHAIPPPSPQRSQESTTMMTAHHSSTSSSVTTREEGENLIATHHHSSTMHQATALHHDKLLTISSHSSHSHSSSHSSHNTQRKPSLVSATCLTSSSSAHHHHRPPQSQPPVVPEPKIEPDLVEQEQEEPPSPRGPSPEPRIEDSECHRSQSAIFLRHWNRGENNSCTRTDLMFKPVPDSKLARKREERSRKQAEREREERDRAAAQQARKMTTPEKQPETCKPPSRGPLEPVVSPYDRYAARPGSYADTPALRQLSEYARPHAAFSPARHPAPPDPMLHYMYSPAARERLELEHLEREKREREIRELRERELNDRLKEELLKGTPRPMPAPVDPHWLEIHRRYAAAGLAPGPSGPPQALHQFGLYGAPPGPSQLERERLERLAAAGANYPRPGLMPRDPALALHPAELLARPYADMAAHHEQLQRHLMMERDRFPPHASLVAHHEEYLRQQRERELKVRALEEAARGSRP; via the exons atgtCTGCCGGCACCCAGGGCGAGATTCGGGTTGGCCCTTCGCACCAG GAATTGGTTTCTTGTCAGGCTCGTTTGCCTGAGTATCGGCCGGGTATACCTCCTGGAGAGCTGCTTCCTGATCCAGAGTTTTCTAAAGAACGAGAAGAGCTAAGATGGATTCCAGCTATGGCATTAGACGGGGATCTTCTGATGTACTTAAGGGCAGCTCGATCTATGGCTGCATTTGCTGGTATGTGTGATGGAGGATCCCCGGATGACGGTTGTGTGGCTGCTTCACGTGACGACACGACTATCAATGCTCTGGATATCTTGCACGATTCTGGCTATGATCCAGGAAGAGCATTGCAAGCTTTGGTTAAATGTCCCGTACCTAAAGGCATCGATAAAAAATGGTCCGAGGAGGAAACT ccGGAATTGGTTGAATTCTACTATTTGTGGAAGAAAACACCAGGAGCGAATAATAATCGACCTCATCGAAGAAGACGACAAGGTTCACTTAGAAGAATTCGTAATACACGTAATTCGCGCGCTGGTACTCCCAAAGAAGAAGTTCCAACTCCGCCCAAAGATACTCCACCAGCTAGTGTCAATCAGAAAGAGCCTGTTTCAGAGCCGGAAACTGTACCTGTTGGAACACCTGCGAGCAATAATCCTGGTGGAGAAATTAGTTCTGTGACAGAGGACGATAATTCGGAAGAGGATAGTGATTCTAGAGATACAAACACTAACGGAGCAATACATTCTTGTCAACATTGTTTCTCAACTAATTCAAAGGAATATCAAATAGCTGGTAAGGATAGGTTATTGCTCTGTACGGAATGCAGGACACATTTGAAAAAGACTGGAGAATTACCGCCTGCACCTCCGTATCTGTTCCGCCCTGTGCCTGCGGAATCACCAGATAGCCCAGGGAGAATGCGTACAAGAAATAAGGCTAAGGAAACGCCTAGACCTGCAAGACCACGACGTACAGGTGGAACGGATACTCCTGATCAAgaaaaacaacaacaacaacaacaaacaCCAgacaagaataagaaaaaatctaataaatcagAAACACCAAAAAAGGGTCAAAAACGACCACAGACGGATGACGTGGATGAAGACAAAGAGTCTCAGAAACGGAAACGTCCTGGTGAACGTCCTGAGAGTCCCTCAGAGTCTCTCACAACTGATAGTAACTCTCTCATGGATGAGCctgagagagaaggagaaggtgatacaaatgaaaatcaaCCTACTCCGGTTACAGTGCCAACTGAGGAGCCTGTTAGTCCGGCAGTGACTACACCGGAAGAACCTTCCGAACCAACGCCAGTTTCTACTCCCGTACCAACGCCTATACAGACTTTACCAATTTCTGTTCCTGTTATTCatactttagaaaaaaaaccgTTATTAGAAGAACCAGTAGAAACGAAAGAGCAAATAGAAGATGTTCCTTTAGCTATGAATCAGCCACTAAAATTGGAACCTATGCCAATAGAACCAGCCATGTCTCCATCTAATGAAGATATGAAAGAACCCGAACAATTGAATTTAACTACATCACAGTCATTGAATATAAACGATATGAATCAAAATATGCCACGTAATTTGTCACAATCAATTCAAAATAGTGGTATTTGTACCTCGACTGGTCCACAAAGTATACAGAACTCACAGATTATGTCTCCGACGCACCAAGGACTGCCACTCAATATGCAGTACACATCCAATGTTCCTCCTGTTCAAAATGTACCGCAAAACTTATCACAAAGTATGCAAATGCCGTCGAATATACCACAAAATATGTCAAATGCGCAAAATATGGGACCAACACAAAATCTTCGAACACATggtgaaaatttatcaaatacgcAAAATATGCCTCAAAGCATACCGGGACCACCATTAAATCTCAATATATCACAAAGTATACCAACGAATATGACTCAAATGCCTCAAATGCCAAGTTCACCGCAACCACTTGGTTTAACCGTAATGTCTTCGGAAAATAGGATGTCCGAAAGAATTTCTGATGATAGACTATCTTCGGAACGAATTAGAGATAGTAGAATATCTGAAAGAATATCCGAAAGAATACCAGAGAGATCAGAAAATAATGAACCTGAGagaaacgaatcgaataatttatttcaacctATTCAGCCAAGTGGAATGTTATCAATGGAAAAACCATCTTCAATGTATAATTTAGCTGGTACACCACCAATGGAAccacaaaatttgaaaatcaaacAAGAGATCATTCCTCCTGAACCAGATCCACTTCAAAGTTTGAAAGAAGTTAAAGTTCCTGGTTTTCAATCTGGATTTCCAGGCCCAagtttagataatattaaaaaagatccaGATAGTTCTAGTAAACCGCCAACACCTAGCAAGCACTCCATATCTAGCAATCAATCTGTACCTCAAATACAATCTGTAGCAGCATCTCCAACTCCAACTCTTCCACCACCACCTACATCTATACCTCAGCCTGTAATGCATCCAGCTCAACAACCAAGCCCTCATATGGCTCATCCATTTCACCCACATCATCCCTTAATGCATCATTCGTTATTTACTGCCATGCATCCATATCATCCTCACGCTTATCCAGGTTATGCTCCAGTTGGAGCTTATCCTTCATTCCCGCCCTATCCATACGGTCCAGTTCCGCATGCAATTCCACCTCCGTCCCCACAAAGAAGTCAAGAAAGTACAACAATGATGACGGCACATCATTCAAGTACGAGTTCTAGTGTAACGAcgagagaagaaggagaaaatctTATAGCCACGCATCATCACTCTTCTACTATGCATCAAGCTACAGCATTGCATCATGACAAATTATTGACTATTTCTTCTCATAGTTCTCATAGTCACTCTTCATCGCATAGTTCGCATAATACTCAACGCAAGCCGTCACTAGTTTCAGCTACATGTCTGACATCTAGTAGTTCGGCTCATCATCATCATAGACCGCCGCAATCTCAACCTCCAGTTGTACCAGAACCAAAAATAGAACCTGATTTAGTAGAACAGGAACAAGAAGAGCCACCAAGTCCTCGAGGTCCATCTCCAGAACCTCGAATCGAGGATTCAGAATGTCACAGATCACAATCTGCAATTTTTCTACGACATTGGAATCGAGGcgaaaataattcttgtaCTAGAACTGATTTAATGTTCAAACCTGTTCCGGATTCGAAATTAGCAAGAAAACGAGAGGAAAGATCAAGAAAGCAagcagaaagagaaagggaagaacGTGATAGAGCTGCAGCGCAACAAGCTAGAAAAATGACTACACCAGAAAAACAACCAGAAACATGTAAACCGCCTAGTCGAGGACCTCTTGAGCCTGTCGTATCTCCTTATGATAGATACGCCGCAAGACCAGGATCCTACGCGGATACACCTGCTTTGAGACAATTATCCGAGTATGCTCGACCACATGCTGCATTTTCCCCTGCTAGACATCCTGCGCCACCAGATCCAATGTTACATTACATGTACAGTCCTGCGGCTCGTGAACGCTTGGAATTGGAACATTTGGAACGTGAAAAAAGAGAACGAGAAATCAGAGAATTACGCGAACGAGAATTAAACGATCGACTAAAAGAGGAACTCTTGAAAGGAACACCTAGACCAATGCCAGCTCCAGTGGATCCACATTGGCTAGAGATACATCGACGTTATGCGGCCGCAGGACTTGCACCTGGACCTTCAGGTCCTCCTCAAGCTTTACATCAATTCGGTCTTTACGGTGCACCACCGGGACCAAGTCAATTGGAAAGAGAACGTTTAGAAAGATTAG CGGCAGCTGGTGCAAATTATCCTCGACCAGGCTTAATGCCCCGTGACCCAGCACTGGCTCTTCATCCCGCGGAACTTCTTGCAAGACCGTACGCGGATATGGCAGCGCATCACGAGCAATTACAACGTCATCTCATGATGGAACGCGATCGATTCCCTCCTCATGCTTCACTTGTTGCACACCACGAGGAATATCTAAG ACAACAGCGTGAGCGCGAGCTTAAAGTTCGCGCACTGGAAGAAGCTGCACGTGGATCACGTCCTTAA
- the LOC108000619 gene encoding arginine-glutamic acid dipeptide repeats protein isoform X5, whose translation MSAGTQGEIRVGPSHQELVSCQARLPEYRPGIPPGELLPDPEFSKEREELRWIPAMALDGDLLMYLRAARSMAAFAGMCDGGSPDDGCVAASRDDTTINALDILHDSGYDPGRALQALVKCPVPKGIDKKWSEEETPELVEFYYLWKKTPGANNNRPHRRRRQGSLRRIRNTRNSRAGTPKEEVPTPPKDTPPASVNQKEPVSEPETVPVGTPASNNPGGEISSVTEDDNSEEDSDSRDTNTNGAIHSCQHCFSTNSKEYQIAGKDRLLLCTECRTHLKKTGELPPAPPYLFRPVPAESPDSPGRMRTRNKAKETPRPARPRRTGGTDTPDQEKQQQQQQTPDKNKKKSNKSETPKKGQKRPQTDDVDEDKESQKRKRPGERPESPSESLTTDSNSLMDEPEREGEGDTNENQPTPVTVPTEEPVSPAVTTPEEPSEPTPVSTPVPTPIQTLPISVPVIHTLEKKPLLEEPVETKEQIEDVPLAMNQPLKLEPMPIEPAMSPSNEDMKEPEQLNLTTSQSLNINDMNQNMPRNLSQSIQNSGICTSTGPQSIQNSQIMSPTHQGLPLNMQYTSNVPPVQNVPQNLSQSMQMPSNIPQNMSNAQNMGPTQNLRTHGENLSNTQNMPQSIPGPPLNLNISQSIPTNMTQMPQMPSSPQPLGLTVMSSENRMSERISDDRLSSERIRDSRISERISERIPERSENNEPERNESNNLFQPIQPSGMLSMEKPSSMYNLAGTPPMEPQNLKIKQEIIPPEPDPLQSLKEVKVPGFQSGFPGPSLDNIKKDPDSSSKPPTPSKHSISSNQSVPQIQSVAASPTPTLPPPPTSIPQPVMHPAQQPSPHMAHPFHPHHPLMHHSLFTAMHPYHPHAYPGYAPVGAYPSFPPYPYGPVPHAIPPPSPQRSQESTTMMTAHHSSTSSSVTTREEGENLIATHHHSSTMHQATALHHDKLLTISSHSSHSHSSSHSSHNTQRKPSLVSATCLTSSSSAHHHHRPPQSQPPVVPEPKIEPDLVEQEQEEPPSPRGPSPEPRIEDSECHRSQSAIFLRHWNRGENNSCTRTDLMFKPVPDSKLARKREERSRKQAEREREERDRAAAQQARKMTTPEKQPETCKPPSRGPLEPVVSPYDRYAARPGSYADTPALRQLSEYARPHAAFSPARHPAPPDPMLHYMYSPAARERLELEHLEREKREREIRELRERELNDRLKEELLKGTPRPMPAPVDPHWLEIHRRYAAAGLAPGPSGPPQALHQFGLYGAPPGPSQLERERLERLGIPTAAGGGPAGAGAGHPVAAHHHGQLDERLALAADPMVRLQMAGISPEYHAHTHAHTHAHTHLHLHPGQQQAQQQAQQQQEAAAAAAGFPLPAAAGANYPRPGLMPRDPALALHPAELLARPYADMAAHHEQLQRHLMMERDRFPPHASLVAHHEEYLRQQRERELKVRALEEAARGSRP comes from the exons atgtCTGCCGGCACCCAGGGCGAGATTCGGGTTGGCCCTTCGCACCAG GAATTGGTTTCTTGTCAGGCTCGTTTGCCTGAGTATCGGCCGGGTATACCTCCTGGAGAGCTGCTTCCTGATCCAGAGTTTTCTAAAGAACGAGAAGAGCTAAGATGGATTCCAGCTATGGCATTAGACGGGGATCTTCTGATGTACTTAAGGGCAGCTCGATCTATGGCTGCATTTGCTGGTATGTGTGATGGAGGATCCCCGGATGACGGTTGTGTGGCTGCTTCACGTGACGACACGACTATCAATGCTCTGGATATCTTGCACGATTCTGGCTATGATCCAGGAAGAGCATTGCAAGCTTTGGTTAAATGTCCCGTACCTAAAGGCATCGATAAAAAATGGTCCGAGGAGGAAACT ccGGAATTGGTTGAATTCTACTATTTGTGGAAGAAAACACCAGGAGCGAATAATAATCGACCTCATCGAAGAAGACGACAAGGTTCACTTAGAAGAATTCGTAATACACGTAATTCGCGCGCTGGTACTCCCAAAGAAGAAGTTCCAACTCCGCCCAAAGATACTCCACCAGCTAGTGTCAATCAGAAAGAGCCTGTTTCAGAGCCGGAAACTGTACCTGTTGGAACACCTGCGAGCAATAATCCTGGTGGAGAAATTAGTTCTGTGACAGAGGACGATAATTCGGAAGAGGATAGTGATTCTAGAGATACAAACACTAACGGAGCAATACATTCTTGTCAACATTGTTTCTCAACTAATTCAAAGGAATATCAAATAGCTGGTAAGGATAGGTTATTGCTCTGTACGGAATGCAGGACACATTTGAAAAAGACTGGAGAATTACCGCCTGCACCTCCGTATCTGTTCCGCCCTGTGCCTGCGGAATCACCAGATAGCCCAGGGAGAATGCGTACAAGAAATAAGGCTAAGGAAACGCCTAGACCTGCAAGACCACGACGTACAGGTGGAACGGATACTCCTGATCAAgaaaaacaacaacaacaacaacaaacaCCAgacaagaataagaaaaaatctaataaatcagAAACACCAAAAAAGGGTCAAAAACGACCACAGACGGATGACGTGGATGAAGACAAAGAGTCTCAGAAACGGAAACGTCCTGGTGAACGTCCTGAGAGTCCCTCAGAGTCTCTCACAACTGATAGTAACTCTCTCATGGATGAGCctgagagagaaggagaaggtgatacaaatgaaaatcaaCCTACTCCGGTTACAGTGCCAACTGAGGAGCCTGTTAGTCCGGCAGTGACTACACCGGAAGAACCTTCCGAACCAACGCCAGTTTCTACTCCCGTACCAACGCCTATACAGACTTTACCAATTTCTGTTCCTGTTATTCatactttagaaaaaaaaccgTTATTAGAAGAACCAGTAGAAACGAAAGAGCAAATAGAAGATGTTCCTTTAGCTATGAATCAGCCACTAAAATTGGAACCTATGCCAATAGAACCAGCCATGTCTCCATCTAATGAAGATATGAAAGAACCCGAACAATTGAATTTAACTACATCACAGTCATTGAATATAAACGATATGAATCAAAATATGCCACGTAATTTGTCACAATCAATTCAAAATAGTGGTATTTGTACCTCGACTGGTCCACAAAGTATACAGAACTCACAGATTATGTCTCCGACGCACCAAGGACTGCCACTCAATATGCAGTACACATCCAATGTTCCTCCTGTTCAAAATGTACCGCAAAACTTATCACAAAGTATGCAAATGCCGTCGAATATACCACAAAATATGTCAAATGCGCAAAATATGGGACCAACACAAAATCTTCGAACACATggtgaaaatttatcaaatacgcAAAATATGCCTCAAAGCATACCGGGACCACCATTAAATCTCAATATATCACAAAGTATACCAACGAATATGACTCAAATGCCTCAAATGCCAAGTTCACCGCAACCACTTGGTTTAACCGTAATGTCTTCGGAAAATAGGATGTCCGAAAGAATTTCTGATGATAGACTATCTTCGGAACGAATTAGAGATAGTAGAATATCTGAAAGAATATCCGAAAGAATACCAGAGAGATCAGAAAATAATGAACCTGAGagaaacgaatcgaataatttatttcaacctATTCAGCCAAGTGGAATGTTATCAATGGAAAAACCATCTTCAATGTATAATTTAGCTGGTACACCACCAATGGAAccacaaaatttgaaaatcaaacAAGAGATCATTCCTCCTGAACCAGATCCACTTCAAAGTTTGAAAGAAGTTAAAGTTCCTGGTTTTCAATCTGGATTTCCAGGCCCAagtttagataatattaaaaaagatccaGATAGTTCTAGTAAACCGCCAACACCTAGCAAGCACTCCATATCTAGCAATCAATCTGTACCTCAAATACAATCTGTAGCAGCATCTCCAACTCCAACTCTTCCACCACCACCTACATCTATACCTCAGCCTGTAATGCATCCAGCTCAACAACCAAGCCCTCATATGGCTCATCCATTTCACCCACATCATCCCTTAATGCATCATTCGTTATTTACTGCCATGCATCCATATCATCCTCACGCTTATCCAGGTTATGCTCCAGTTGGAGCTTATCCTTCATTCCCGCCCTATCCATACGGTCCAGTTCCGCATGCAATTCCACCTCCGTCCCCACAAAGAAGTCAAGAAAGTACAACAATGATGACGGCACATCATTCAAGTACGAGTTCTAGTGTAACGAcgagagaagaaggagaaaatctTATAGCCACGCATCATCACTCTTCTACTATGCATCAAGCTACAGCATTGCATCATGACAAATTATTGACTATTTCTTCTCATAGTTCTCATAGTCACTCTTCATCGCATAGTTCGCATAATACTCAACGCAAGCCGTCACTAGTTTCAGCTACATGTCTGACATCTAGTAGTTCGGCTCATCATCATCATAGACCGCCGCAATCTCAACCTCCAGTTGTACCAGAACCAAAAATAGAACCTGATTTAGTAGAACAGGAACAAGAAGAGCCACCAAGTCCTCGAGGTCCATCTCCAGAACCTCGAATCGAGGATTCAGAATGTCACAGATCACAATCTGCAATTTTTCTACGACATTGGAATCGAGGcgaaaataattcttgtaCTAGAACTGATTTAATGTTCAAACCTGTTCCGGATTCGAAATTAGCAAGAAAACGAGAGGAAAGATCAAGAAAGCAagcagaaagagaaagggaagaacGTGATAGAGCTGCAGCGCAACAAGCTAGAAAAATGACTACACCAGAAAAACAACCAGAAACATGTAAACCGCCTAGTCGAGGACCTCTTGAGCCTGTCGTATCTCCTTATGATAGATACGCCGCAAGACCAGGATCCTACGCGGATACACCTGCTTTGAGACAATTATCCGAGTATGCTCGACCACATGCTGCATTTTCCCCTGCTAGACATCCTGCGCCACCAGATCCAATGTTACATTACATGTACAGTCCTGCGGCTCGTGAACGCTTGGAATTGGAACATTTGGAACGTGAAAAAAGAGAACGAGAAATCAGAGAATTACGCGAACGAGAATTAAACGATCGACTAAAAGAGGAACTCTTGAAAGGAACACCTAGACCAATGCCAGCTCCAGTGGATCCACATTGGCTAGAGATACATCGACGTTATGCGGCCGCAGGACTTGCACCTGGACCTTCAGGTCCTCCTCAAGCTTTACATCAATTCGGTCTTTACGGTGCACCACCGGGACCAAGTCAATTGGAAAGAGAACGTTTAGAAAGATTAG GGATACCGACTGCAGCCGGCGGGGGGCCAGCGGGTGCAGGGGCTGGCCATCCCGTGGCGGCTCATCACCACGGCCAGCTGGACGAGCGACTGGCTCTAGCTGCTGACCCGATGGTCCGGTTGCAGATGGCTGGCATTTCGCCCGAGTATCATGCTCATACTCACGCGCATACGCATGCGCATACGCACTTACACTTACATCCGGGACAGCAGCAGGCCCAGCAACAGGCTCAGCAACAGCAGGAAGCGGCTGCGGCTGCAGCTGGATTCCCCCTGCCTG CGGCAGCTGGTGCAAATTATCCTCGACCAGGCTTAATGCCCCGTGACCCAGCACTGGCTCTTCATCCCGCGGAACTTCTTGCAAGACCGTACGCGGATATGGCAGCGCATCACGAGCAATTACAACGTCATCTCATGATGGAACGCGATCGATTCCCTCCTCATGCTTCACTTGTTGCACACCACGAGGAATATCTAAG ACAACAGCGTGAGCGCGAGCTTAAAGTTCGCGCACTGGAAGAAGCTGCACGTGGATCACGTCCTTAA